The DNA region TCGAGCAGCGCCACGCGGATTTCCTGGAGGCTGTCCTTCATGTTCTTCTCGGTCAGTTTTCCCTGACCGCGAATGTTCTTGAAGACGCGTTCCAGCTTTTTGTTTAACGAGTCAAACATGCCCTGAACAACCCACACCCGCGTCGGCCCAGACGGCTCCCGGCAGGCAGATCACTCCCGTTGACAGAACGAATAGGTTAGCACACGGAAGCGGACTCGTTCAATACGTTTGGCGTGGAATTGCGGGCCCTTGCGTAGAGGCTCGCGTTCAGAAGCAGGAGCGGCGCTTGTGCGGTGTATTACGGCGCGTTGCGTCGATAGTCTGCTTCAAGCGGGTCAGGGCCTGCTCGATGTCCGGGTGGCGAGAGAGGCGCGTGGGGCGCACGACATATCGTCGGGGCCGCTTAGAGTAGGCATCGACATCGAATAGGAAGTTGGAGTTCATGGTTCGATCACTCCGGGGTATTAATACTGTCTATTTATTCAGTATTATATGCGCACGCGCCGGTAAAGTCAAGTAAATTATTGACTAATTCTGCGCACTTGGGGGTCGTGTAATGTTGACAGCCCCCAGCAGGTACTATATACTGGTGTTATGAGTTTATCTGCCACTAAATATAGTACACATATACCTTTTGACTTCGTTCACGAGCCTGAGAGGGACGCTGAACCGAACGCGGCCCGGAAGTCCATGCGGATGGGCGAACTGCTGGTAGACTCCGGCGCCATCACGCGGAAGCAGTTGGACGATGCCTTGGCCGCGCAGGTGCGCCATGGGGGGAAGATCGCGAAGACCCTCATCGCCTTGGGGTACCTGGACCTTCAAACGTTCATACGCCTCGTCGCGCGCGAGGCCGGGGTTGGGATTATTGATCTACTGAACTATGACGTCAAGGAAGAATGCATCAACCTCGTTCCACGGGAGATGGTCGTCGAGCACGAGTTGTTGCCCGTCGAGCGGCTTGGCCCCGTGCTCACGGTGGCGATGGTGTGTCCGCTGAACACCAAGGCCCTCTACGAGGTCGAGAACCACACGGGTCTCAAGGCGCGGCCGGTGATGTGTACGCCGGAGGCGCTGTGGTACAGCATCAAGCGCCACTATCCCAACGGGCAGTATGCGGAAGCGATCGAAACCGCGCCAACGGAAGACGACAATTTGTTGTGGCTCGAGCGCCAGTTCCTTGCAGCGAGCGTGGTTGGACTGGTGCGGCGGACGGAGTCGCTCGGGCGCATGCCACGGACGACCGAGTCGTTGCGAGACGCCCTTCGCGATCCGCACGCGACGCCGCGGACCTTGGTTGACGTTATTGGACAGGATCCGTCGCTTGCGGCAAAGATTATCGGCACGGCGAACGGGGACACGTTTGGGTTCAAGGGCCGCGTCGATACACTTGACCTAGCCGTTCGGCTGTTGGGTCCGCGCGAGGTGTTCCGAATCGCGGAATCATCGGATGTGTGGTTCGACGACGCCGGCGGCGGCCTGAACGTCGAGGCATACCGTATGGACGCGGTCTTCACCGCGCGCGCGACGGAGCGGATCATGGAGGCGATGGGCCATGGCCACGTTGCAGCGAGCGGCGTCGCGGGACTTCTGTGCGACATCGGCCGGCTCGCGCTTGCGATGGTCGCGCCGAACCACTACAAGAAGATCGATCCGGAGTTGAAGGGCATCGACCTGATCGCGGCGGAGCAGCGCTATCTGGGCATCAGCCATCCCGAGGCGGGGTACATGCTGGCGGAGCGGTGGGGCCTTCCGGCGGACATTACGGAAACGATTCTATTTCACCATGAGCCGAAGCGCGCCACGCGCGCGAAAGAACTTGCCGCCGCGGTAGGCGCCGCGCATCGGCTCGCCGATTTGGCGGGTTCGACGATTGACGATGGCCGCGCCACGTTTCGCGATTGCCTCGAGCTGCTTCAGCGCGCGGGCCTCGAATTCAGCGCCTGCGTGCGTGTGATTACGGAACTGAGCCATCTGCGCGGCGGCGGTGCAAGCGCAGCCTAGAACTGCCGCAAAACCCGCCCAAAATTTGACTTTCCGGCGATTCGCCTGCTAGCCTTCCATGTTTAGTACGCACTGACAGGATCGCGACTAACGGGTCGTTTCCAGCCACGGGTTTTGGGGGGCTTTCCTCGCCTTTCACGCGGTCCTCGGAAGGAATGAAGTCATGCCACGCATACTTGCACTCGATGGCGTTAGCGAAGAGGGGATAACCATCCTTCGCGGCGCCGGTTTTGACGTAGACGTTAAGCCCGCCCAGAAGCCGGCCGAGTTATCGGCGATTCTCGGCGAATACGACGGCCTCATAGTCCGCAGCGCCACGAAGGTGACTGCGGAAGCGATTGAGAAGGCGGGCAGGTTGAAGGTGATCGGGCGCGCGGGCGCGGGCACGGACAACGTGGACAAGGAAGCCGCGACGAAGCGCGGCATCGTGGTCATGAACGTGCCCGGCGGCAACACGATCTCGACGTGCGAGCATACGTTCGCGCTGCTGTTTGCGCTGTGCCGCAACGTGCCGGCGGCGCACCAA from Candidatus Hydrogenedentota bacterium includes:
- a CDS encoding HDOD domain-containing protein, whose protein sequence is MGELLVDSGAITRKQLDDALAAQVRHGGKIAKTLIALGYLDLQTFIRLVAREAGVGIIDLLNYDVKEECINLVPREMVVEHELLPVERLGPVLTVAMVCPLNTKALYEVENHTGLKARPVMCTPEALWYSIKRHYPNGQYAEAIETAPTEDDNLLWLERQFLAASVVGLVRRTESLGRMPRTTESLRDALRDPHATPRTLVDVIGQDPSLAAKIIGTANGDTFGFKGRVDTLDLAVRLLGPREVFRIAESSDVWFDDAGGGLNVEAYRMDAVFTARATERIMEAMGHGHVAASGVAGLLCDIGRLALAMVAPNHYKKIDPELKGIDLIAAEQRYLGISHPEAGYMLAERWGLPADITETILFHHEPKRATRAKELAAAVGAAHRLADLAGSTIDDGRATFRDCLELLQRAGLEFSACVRVITELSHLRGGGASAA